A region of the Corynebacterium renale genome:
CTCGCGTGCTTGCTCATCGCTTATCGACGCCTCCGGCCCCCCAATCAACGCCGCCTGCGTAGCAAGACCCTCGGGCACTGGTTCAGTCAGGTTTTTTGCACTCATGCTTTCTAGTCTACGGTGCCGCGCAAGCGCCAAATGTGAACCGTGACGCCGCATGCGATGAGCGGCAGGATAATCCACGTAACCGTCTTATTGATCAGCGCCGCAGAGATGAGGATGCCAGCCCACATCAGAGCGAGTGTGCGCACCTTGTGGGCGCGCGTCATCGTATGTTCGTGATAGTTGCGGATGTACGCGCCCAAGTACGGGTGCGTGATCAGGTACGTGTGCAACCGTTCCGAACTGCGGGCGAACAAAAACGCCGCGAGCAGAAGGAAGGGCGTGGTCGGCAGAAGTGGAAGAAAAATTCCGATTACGCCCAGCGCCAACGCGACGCAACCCAAGCCAGCAAAAACAGGTTTCACAATAACTACTCTTTGGTGGAGAACGCCTTCCCGATAAACGGACCCGCGATCGAGCGCGAAATATGGCAATCCAGCAGGTAGACGCCATCCTTGCCCGAATCGACCCACTTCTTGAACTCGTCAAGGTCGGACTCGTTGCGCACAGTGATAGCGTTTCCTCCGAAAGCGCGGAAGATAGCTGCGAAATCGACGCCCGCAATAAAGATCGATTCCTCCGGGTAATTCGGCCCCTTATACTGCTGGTATTCCGAACCGTAGGCCTCATCATTCATAATGATCACGACGCCACGCTTGGTCACACGGAGGAAACTTTCCGCATCCGCGAGACCCATGAGGGCGCCGCCGTCGCCAAGCACAGCCACCATGAAACGATCCTTCTCCTGCGCTGCGAGAGACACCCCAATCGCAGACGCCCACCCCATACCGATCGCCTCACTCGACGTACCCGTCAGGATCACCGAATCCGGCTCATGGAAACTGAAGTACATGTTCGGCCACCCAATGAAGTTGCCACCATCAGTGACCATCATCTTCTCCGCCGGAAGAATCGTGTCCAACTCCGCAATCAGCCCACGCGGATCCCACCGCGCATCCATACACATCCGCGGCGGATCCGGATAACCCAACGGCGGCGGAATCTCCCGATCCCTCTGCTCCACATCCGGCAAAATCTGACGCACAGCCTCCCGCACGTCAGCCTGGTAAAACATGTCCACACGCTCATGCGTCTTATCGGGGACCAGATCAATCTGAATCACCACGGCCTCCGGGTGGAACGCGTCACCGAAAGCCGTCGTGTACTTGTTCAACCCCGCGCCCAACACCAGGACGACGTCCGCCATCGCAGCATTAATCGCCCCATCCGCCGGAGCGAAACCGCCCACGATACCCACATGCCGCCACGGCCCCTCGTACGGGAAGAAACCCTGCGCCGGGGCGGTCGTAGCGACGTCGCAACGCAACAGACTAGCGAGCTCCAAGACCTCCTTGCGGGCACTTAACGCCCCGCGACCTGCGACGATAAGTGGATGGCGCGCATCATTGAGCGTCTGCGCCAACATCTCATCACGAGCCAGCGCCGGCTGCGGCCAAATATTCGGCTCCGGAGTCTGCGACCGCAACACCGCCATCTGATCCGTCAAATTATAAGGAATTGCAATAATCACCGGCGTGTTCTTATTAAACGCCGTCTCCACCGCCTGCACGGTCTCCTCAACCGCCGAATTCGCCGACACCGTGTAATACGGAATATTCAACGCCTGCGCCAAAGCCACCTGATCCACATCATGCGGCCGCTGCCCCCACACCGGCGCATCCCCCACCACGCACACCAGCGGCGTATGCGCCAACGTAGCCTCCGCAAGGCCAGTCAGAAGATTGGTAAACGCCGGGCCGTACGACGTCGTGGCCAGCGCCAACTTACGAGTCCCCCGAAAATACGAATCCGCCGCCGCAGCCGCAGCCATCTCATGCCGCACCGCTGTATACGGCACATTCTGCGCGCCGAGCTCCTCAATAAAACGCGCATTACCATTACCCATCACACCAAACGTATGGTGCACA
Encoded here:
- a CDS encoding YbaN family protein, which codes for MKPVFAGLGCVALALGVIGIFLPLLPTTPFLLLAAFLFARSSERLHTYLITHPYLGAYIRNYHEHTMTRAHKVRTLALMWAGILISAALINKTVTWIILPLIACGVTVHIWRLRGTVD
- a CDS encoding thiamine pyrophosphate-binding protein, translating into MAEFLTVPQAVARALAKHVHHTFGVMGNGNARFIEELGAQNVPYTAVRHEMAAAAAADSYFRGTRKLALATTSYGPAFTNLLTGLAEATLAHTPLVCVVGDAPVWGQRPHDVDQVALAQALNIPYYTVSANSAVEETVQAVETAFNKNTPVIIAIPYNLTDQMAVLRSQTPEPNIWPQPALARDEMLAQTLNDARHPLIVAGRGALSARKEVLELASLLRCDVATTAPAQGFFPYEGPWRHVGIVGGFAPADGAINAAMADVVLVLGAGLNKYTTAFGDAFHPEAVVIQIDLVPDKTHERVDMFYQADVREAVRQILPDVEQRDREIPPPLGYPDPPRMCMDARWDPRGLIAELDTILPAEKMMVTDGGNFIGWPNMYFSFHEPDSVILTGTSSEAIGMGWASAIGVSLAAQEKDRFMVAVLGDGGALMGLADAESFLRVTKRGVVIIMNDEAYGSEYQQYKGPNYPEESIFIAGVDFAAIFRAFGGNAITVRNESDLDEFKKWVDSGKDGVYLLDCHISRSIAGPFIGKAFSTKE